The Streptomyces pactum genome contains a region encoding:
- a CDS encoding ABC transporter permease, whose amino-acid sequence MTTQLTPAAPPAAALEGPAFGGSSFVTQVRVLTGRSLRAMVTDPGIVLFGLIQPVVILFVLTQVFSKMGMPPHFPGGVSYLDYVLPAVLVDNAAQSAMQSGVGLVEDLRNGVVARLRSLPVHPGALLAARSLVGLVRSAVQVLVIMVLAMTVLGYSPNGGLAELALSGGLTLFISFSLGWAFIAAGAWLRRAEPLQNLALVVIFPLMFASSAYVPVADLPGWLAAVAHVNPLTYAIDATRALALDVPGLDHAIPALVIGAVISAAGALAALAGFRRPL is encoded by the coding sequence TTGACCACCCAGCTCACCCCGGCCGCTCCCCCGGCCGCGGCCCTCGAGGGGCCGGCCTTCGGCGGGAGTTCGTTCGTCACCCAGGTACGGGTGCTGACCGGACGGTCGCTGCGGGCGATGGTGACCGACCCGGGCATCGTGCTCTTCGGCCTCATCCAGCCGGTGGTCATCCTGTTCGTGCTGACGCAGGTGTTCAGCAAGATGGGCATGCCCCCGCACTTCCCGGGCGGTGTCAGCTACCTCGACTACGTCCTGCCCGCCGTCCTGGTGGACAACGCCGCCCAGTCGGCGATGCAGTCCGGCGTGGGCCTGGTGGAGGACCTCAGGAACGGCGTGGTCGCCCGGTTGCGCTCGCTGCCGGTGCACCCCGGGGCGCTGCTCGCCGCGCGCAGCCTGGTGGGGCTGGTGCGCAGCGCCGTGCAGGTCCTCGTCATCATGGTGCTGGCGATGACGGTGCTGGGCTACTCCCCCAACGGCGGCCTCGCCGAACTGGCGCTGTCCGGCGGGCTGACGCTGTTCATCAGCTTCTCCCTGGGCTGGGCCTTCATCGCCGCGGGCGCCTGGCTGCGGCGGGCCGAGCCCCTGCAGAATCTCGCCCTCGTCGTGATCTTCCCGCTGATGTTCGCCTCCAGTGCGTACGTGCCGGTCGCCGACCTGCCCGGCTGGCTCGCCGCCGTGGCCCACGTCAATCCGCTGACGTACGCCATCGACGCGACCCGTGCGCTCGCGCTGGACGTGCCGGGCCTGGACCACGCGATACCCGCGCTGGTCATCGGCGCGGTGATCAGCGCGGCGGGCGCGCTCGCCGCCCTGGCCGGGTTCCGCCGGCCGCTCTGA
- a CDS encoding ATP-binding cassette domain-containing protein encodes MSGLVTPSAPRPGPGGKSGSGSITGPGPITNPGSFSGPGSFSGSGSGSGFGLGSGELVIEADAVGKSFGSVPALESVSVSARRGTVLALLGHNGAGKTTLVNILTTALPPSSGRARVAGFDVARDPAEIRRRIGLTGQFASVDGQLSGRDNIVLIARLLGAGRRAARSRADELLDLFQLTGVADRRASGYSGGLRRRLDLAVSLVGSPEVLFLDEPTTGLDPSSRLNLWEIVEGLVEQGTTVLLTTQYLEEADRLADTIAVLSAGRVVAAGTAEELKATVGHRTVTLTLGTDEAPPLAGAALRAAGFAPVNGEEGTRSLAVPIDATREIADIVRALDQVGVEATELTFGEPTLDDVYLTLAEQSAGSPA; translated from the coding sequence ATGAGCGGGCTCGTCACGCCCTCCGCGCCCCGGCCCGGTCCCGGCGGCAAGTCCGGTTCCGGTTCGATCACCGGTCCCGGTCCGATCACCAATCCTGGGTCGTTTTCCGGTCCTGGGTCGTTTTCCGGTTCCGGTTCCGGTTCCGGTTTCGGTCTCGGTTCCGGTGAGCTGGTGATCGAGGCGGACGCGGTGGGGAAGTCGTTCGGCTCGGTGCCCGCGCTGGAGTCGGTCAGCGTCAGCGCCCGCCGGGGTACGGTCCTGGCACTGCTGGGCCACAACGGGGCCGGCAAGACCACCCTGGTCAACATCCTCACCACGGCCCTGCCGCCGTCCTCGGGCCGGGCCCGGGTCGCGGGGTTCGACGTGGCCCGCGACCCCGCGGAGATCCGTCGCCGCATCGGTCTCACGGGGCAGTTCGCCTCCGTGGACGGGCAGCTCAGCGGGCGGGACAACATCGTCCTGATCGCCCGCCTCCTCGGGGCGGGGCGCCGGGCGGCCCGCTCCCGCGCCGACGAGTTGCTGGATCTGTTCCAGCTCACCGGCGTCGCCGACCGGCGGGCGAGCGGCTACTCGGGCGGTCTGCGGCGCCGGCTGGACCTGGCGGTGTCCCTGGTGGGCTCGCCCGAGGTGCTGTTCCTCGACGAACCGACCACGGGGCTCGACCCGTCGAGCCGGCTGAACCTCTGGGAGATCGTGGAGGGTCTGGTCGAGCAGGGCACGACGGTCCTGCTGACCACCCAGTACCTGGAGGAGGCGGACCGCCTCGCCGACACGATCGCCGTGCTCTCCGCCGGACGGGTCGTCGCCGCCGGCACCGCCGAGGAGCTCAAGGCCACCGTCGGCCACCGCACCGTGACCCTCACCCTCGGCACCGACGAAGCCCCGCCGCTGGCGGGCGCCGCGCTGCGTGCCGCCGGGTTCGCCCCGGTCAACGGCGAGGAGGGCACCCGCAGCCTGGCCGTCCCGATCGACGCCACCCGGGAGATCGCGGACATCGTCCGCGCCCTGGACCAGGTGGGCGTCGAGGCCACCGAGCTGACGTTCGGCGAGCCGACGCTCGACGACGTGTACCTGACCCTCGCCGAGCAGTCCGCCGGGAGCCCGGCGTGA
- a CDS encoding type I polyketide synthase: MVPVHADDYVIDPPGAADGSLDGLTLPEVFAAAVRHGGDAVALVDGERTRTWQAWRAEVDALARGLQEAGVVPGDVVALHLPNCWEYVTLHLAAASVGAVTLPVHQGNAPADVRSLLERVGPAVAALPAGSQDAGPGAPLGATALRAALPSLRAVLVTGSTAPDGSETVQGLLDRWAGERPRPVQVRPASPFLLFPSSGTTSARPKICLHTHDALLTNSRAATEDSAEAYAGTLMTACPLTHCFGLQSVYSALFRSGRQVLLRSWDVDRFWELARRERPDVVVAVPAQLHDVVSRVRESGSAAGFRPGRVLTAGAALPAALVRSVRETLDTVLVVVWGMSEAGNGTSSLAGDPPEVAARSVGRPVRGAELRILDEDGRPCAPGAAGELYYRSPSMFRGYHGEPDLTRSVVSGDGWLRTGDMASVTEDGLVVFHGRSAELINVGGRKFNAVEIQGLLADLPGIGPLAVVAKPDPRLGEYPCLVVTASATGTSAVAGSAGAATTPPDTDTDTDTGTDAGSASASDSDSDSVSTSGDTSSHTIGLSEVTAFLRERGVAEYKIPLELVALPELPRTPAGKINRRALERILADAAENPEPVPDDLPRPDVRAALDLVVAAVARVLGTDGDEAAGAVAPIGPDTTFRAHGLDSVASVRLRNALADATGLPLPAAVAFDFPTPAALARELAGLDRAEEEAGVTAYDGEPVAVVGMACRLPGGADSPEALWALLDSGTDAVSGFPSDRGWDLDALFDDDPEHPGTTYARTGGFLRDAAHFDAGFFGMSDREALATDPQQRLLLETAWEAVERARIDPLTLRGTRTGVFTGAMYHDYAAGAVDPSGTLEGLLPVGTAGGALSGRIAYALGLNGPALTVDTACSSSLVALHLACRSLRSGESDLALAGGVAVMATPAPFVGFSRLRGLSPDGRCKSFGEGADGAAWSEGAGLLLLERLSDARRRGHPVLAVIRGSAVNQDGASNGLTAPNGPAQRRVVRQALADAGLTAADVDVVEAHGTGTALGDPIEAQALLDTYGRDRPEGRPLWLGSVKSNLGHTQAAAGVTGVMKAVLALEHGVLPRTLHADTPSSRIDWSSGALRLLAGPRPWPGGDGRPRRAAVSSFGISGTNAHLVLEEAPAAARATAGKTETETETDRPDAAEPRESPVPCPPWLVSARDGAALRGQARRLAGYAEAHPEVCARDIAYSLLTTRTLHGRTAVFTGSDRDELSAAAAAFARGETPGVAGRGPGGGVAESAFVFTGQGSQRPGMGRALAAAFPVFDAALREVCAVLDPLLDRPLTSVMWAAPDSAEALALNGTGFAQPALFAFEVALYRLLESWGLTPARVVGHSVGEIAAAHVAGVLGLPDACALVAARGRLMQSLPPGGAMTAVRGSEAEVLPWLADRFGNIAVAAVNGPRSVVLSGAEGPLTKLAGELTAAGFKTRRLVVSHAFHSPLMDPVLDEFRRTVAALTFAAPALPLVSGVTGRPLTADEARDPEHWVRHARDAVRFADAVSHLADARTAVYVELGPDAALTPMVEECLGEREPGTGPVVEPLLRGGDDEERAVLTAAVRLHAHGLPVDWPAVLPGARAVALPTYAFQHEAYWLASVPTAAVAAGAAVAGPSADGSGRAPADRLAALSEEEREAVVTDLVRGELAAVVGELPPDAGPGLAFTELGVTSVTAVELRNRLTAVTGVRLPPTLVFDHPSPAAVARLVCDTLRRSTPPGRRDAGAVVDELEALLTSGAGLDSGTAARLRTLAARWTPARADDTGPSGDVLDLAAASDEELFRLMDAGSGPDVPDGGPR, from the coding sequence ATGGTGCCCGTCCACGCAGACGACTACGTGATCGACCCGCCCGGCGCCGCCGACGGGAGCCTGGACGGCCTGACCCTTCCGGAGGTGTTCGCCGCGGCCGTGCGCCACGGCGGTGACGCCGTGGCGCTGGTCGACGGCGAGCGCACCCGGACCTGGCAGGCGTGGCGGGCCGAGGTGGACGCGCTGGCCCGCGGCCTGCAGGAGGCCGGTGTCGTCCCGGGCGACGTGGTCGCCCTGCACCTGCCCAACTGCTGGGAGTACGTGACGCTGCACCTGGCGGCCGCGTCGGTGGGCGCCGTCACCCTGCCCGTCCACCAGGGCAACGCACCCGCCGACGTCCGGTCCCTGCTGGAGCGGGTCGGACCGGCGGTGGCCGCGCTGCCGGCGGGCTCCCAGGACGCCGGCCCCGGCGCACCGCTGGGCGCGACGGCGCTGCGGGCCGCGCTGCCGTCGCTGCGGGCCGTCCTGGTCACCGGCTCCACCGCGCCGGACGGGTCCGAGACGGTCCAGGGGCTGCTGGACCGGTGGGCCGGTGAACGGCCCCGGCCGGTGCAGGTGCGGCCCGCGTCGCCGTTCCTGCTCTTCCCGTCGTCCGGGACCACGTCCGCGCGGCCGAAGATCTGCCTGCACACGCACGACGCGCTGCTGACCAACTCCCGCGCCGCGACCGAGGACAGCGCCGAGGCGTACGCGGGCACCCTGATGACCGCCTGCCCGCTCACGCACTGCTTCGGGCTCCAGTCGGTGTACTCGGCGCTGTTCCGTTCGGGCCGCCAGGTGCTGCTGCGTTCGTGGGACGTGGACCGCTTCTGGGAGCTGGCACGGCGGGAGCGGCCGGACGTGGTGGTCGCCGTGCCCGCGCAACTGCACGACGTGGTGTCCCGGGTGCGGGAGTCCGGGTCGGCGGCCGGGTTCCGCCCGGGCCGGGTACTGACGGCGGGCGCCGCCCTGCCCGCCGCCCTGGTGCGCTCGGTGCGGGAGACCCTGGACACCGTCCTGGTCGTGGTGTGGGGGATGTCGGAGGCCGGCAACGGCACCAGCAGCCTGGCCGGCGACCCGCCGGAGGTCGCCGCGCGCAGCGTGGGCCGGCCGGTGCGGGGCGCGGAGCTGCGGATCCTCGACGAGGACGGCAGGCCGTGCGCCCCCGGTGCGGCCGGCGAGCTGTACTACCGCAGCCCGAGCATGTTCCGCGGGTACCACGGGGAGCCGGACCTGACCCGGTCGGTGGTGTCCGGGGACGGCTGGCTGCGCACCGGGGACATGGCCTCGGTCACCGAGGACGGGCTGGTGGTGTTCCACGGCCGCTCCGCGGAGCTGATCAACGTGGGCGGCCGCAAGTTCAACGCGGTGGAGATCCAGGGCCTGCTGGCGGACCTGCCCGGCATCGGTCCGCTGGCCGTGGTCGCCAAGCCGGACCCGCGGCTCGGTGAGTACCCCTGCCTGGTGGTGACCGCGAGCGCGACCGGGACGAGCGCCGTCGCGGGGTCCGCCGGCGCGGCCACGACTCCCCCGGACACGGACACGGACACGGACACGGGTACAGACGCGGGGTCGGCCTCGGCCTCGGACTCTGACTCGGACTCGGTCTCGACCTCGGGTGACACCTCGTCACATACGATCGGCCTCAGCGAGGTCACGGCCTTCCTGCGCGAGCGGGGTGTGGCCGAGTACAAGATCCCGCTGGAACTCGTCGCCCTGCCGGAGCTGCCGCGCACACCCGCCGGAAAGATCAACCGACGGGCGCTGGAACGGATCCTCGCCGACGCCGCCGAGAATCCCGAGCCGGTCCCCGACGACCTGCCCCGACCGGACGTGCGCGCCGCGCTGGACCTGGTGGTGGCCGCCGTCGCCCGCGTGCTCGGCACGGACGGGGACGAGGCGGCCGGGGCGGTGGCGCCGATCGGCCCCGACACGACGTTCCGCGCGCACGGCCTGGACTCGGTGGCCTCGGTGCGGCTGCGCAACGCGCTCGCCGACGCCACGGGGCTGCCGCTGCCCGCCGCGGTGGCCTTCGACTTCCCCACCCCGGCCGCCCTCGCCCGGGAACTGGCCGGCCTGGACCGCGCGGAGGAGGAGGCCGGTGTCACGGCGTACGACGGCGAACCGGTCGCCGTCGTCGGGATGGCCTGCCGGCTGCCCGGTGGCGCCGACTCCCCCGAGGCGCTGTGGGCGCTGCTCGACTCCGGCACCGACGCCGTGTCGGGCTTCCCGTCCGACCGCGGCTGGGACCTCGACGCCCTCTTCGACGACGACCCGGAGCACCCGGGCACCACTTACGCCCGCACGGGCGGCTTCCTGCGCGACGCGGCCCACTTCGACGCCGGCTTCTTCGGCATGTCGGATCGGGAGGCGCTGGCCACCGACCCGCAGCAGCGACTGCTGCTGGAGACCGCGTGGGAGGCCGTGGAGCGGGCCCGCATCGACCCGCTGACGCTGCGCGGCACCCGCACCGGCGTGTTCACCGGTGCGATGTACCACGACTACGCGGCCGGGGCGGTCGACCCGTCCGGCACGCTGGAGGGGCTGCTGCCGGTGGGCACGGCCGGCGGCGCGCTGTCCGGCCGGATCGCGTACGCGCTGGGCCTCAACGGGCCCGCGCTGACGGTGGACACCGCGTGCTCGTCGTCGCTGGTCGCCCTGCACCTGGCCTGCCGGTCGCTGCGGTCGGGCGAGTCGGATCTGGCGCTGGCCGGCGGGGTCGCCGTGATGGCGACGCCCGCTCCGTTCGTCGGCTTCTCGCGGCTGCGGGGCCTGTCCCCCGACGGCCGCTGCAAGTCCTTCGGGGAGGGCGCGGACGGCGCCGCCTGGTCGGAGGGCGCCGGCCTGCTGCTGCTGGAGCGCCTGTCCGACGCCCGGCGCCGCGGCCATCCCGTCCTCGCGGTGATCCGCGGCTCGGCCGTCAACCAGGACGGTGCCTCCAACGGCTTGACCGCCCCCAACGGCCCCGCCCAGCGCCGGGTCGTCCGGCAGGCGCTGGCCGATGCCGGCCTCACGGCGGCGGACGTGGACGTGGTCGAGGCCCACGGCACCGGCACCGCGCTGGGCGACCCCATCGAGGCGCAGGCGCTGCTGGACACGTACGGACGTGACCGGCCCGAAGGGCGCCCGCTGTGGCTGGGTTCCGTGAAGTCGAACCTGGGCCACACCCAGGCGGCCGCCGGGGTGACGGGAGTGATGAAGGCGGTGCTCGCCCTGGAGCACGGTGTGCTGCCCCGCACACTGCACGCGGACACCCCCAGTTCGCGGATCGACTGGTCCTCGGGCGCCCTGCGGCTGCTGGCCGGGCCGCGCCCCTGGCCGGGCGGGGACGGCAGGCCGCGGCGGGCCGCCGTGTCGTCGTTCGGCATCAGCGGCACCAACGCCCACCTCGTCCTGGAGGAGGCGCCGGCGGCCGCGCGGGCGACCGCCGGGAAGACGGAGACGGAGACGGAGACGGACCGGCCCGACGCCGCGGAGCCCCGGGAGTCTCCGGTGCCCTGCCCGCCGTGGCTGGTGTCGGCCCGGGACGGAGCCGCGCTGCGCGGCCAGGCGCGGCGGCTGGCCGGGTACGCCGAGGCGCACCCCGAGGTCTGCGCGCGCGACATCGCGTACTCCCTGCTCACCACCCGCACCCTGCACGGCCGTACGGCGGTGTTCACCGGCTCGGACCGCGACGAGCTCTCGGCCGCGGCGGCCGCGTTCGCCCGGGGCGAGACCCCGGGGGTGGCCGGCCGTGGTCCGGGCGGTGGCGTGGCCGAGTCCGCGTTCGTCTTCACCGGGCAGGGCAGTCAGCGTCCGGGGATGGGGCGCGCGCTCGCCGCCGCGTTCCCGGTGTTCGACGCCGCGCTGCGCGAGGTGTGCGCCGTCCTCGATCCGCTGCTGGACCGGCCGCTGACGTCGGTGATGTGGGCCGCGCCCGACAGTGCGGAGGCGCTCGCGCTGAACGGCACCGGCTTCGCCCAGCCCGCGCTGTTCGCCTTCGAGGTCGCCCTGTACCGGCTGCTGGAGTCGTGGGGCCTCACCCCGGCCCGGGTGGTGGGCCATTCCGTGGGCGAGATCGCCGCCGCCCACGTGGCGGGCGTGCTCGGTCTGCCGGACGCCTGCGCCCTGGTGGCCGCGCGCGGCCGGCTCATGCAGTCGTTGCCGCCGGGCGGCGCGATGACCGCCGTGCGCGGTTCCGAGGCGGAGGTGCTGCCGTGGCTGGCGGACCGCTTCGGGAACATCGCGGTCGCCGCGGTGAACGGCCCGCGCTCGGTGGTGCTGTCCGGGGCGGAGGGACCGCTGACCAAACTGGCGGGGGAGTTGACCGCCGCCGGGTTCAAGACGCGCCGCCTGGTGGTCAGCCACGCCTTCCACTCGCCGCTGATGGACCCGGTGCTGGACGAGTTCCGCCGGACCGTGGCGGCGCTGACGTTCGCCGCCCCCGCGCTGCCGCTGGTCTCCGGGGTGACGGGCCGTCCGCTCACGGCGGACGAGGCCCGCGACCCGGAGCACTGGGTACGGCACGCCCGCGACGCGGTCCGGTTCGCCGACGCCGTCTCCCACCTCGCCGACGCGCGCACCGCGGTCTACGTCGAGCTGGGCCCGGACGCGGCGCTCACGCCCATGGTCGAGGAGTGCCTCGGGGAACGCGAACCGGGCACCGGGCCGGTGGTGGAGCCGCTGCTGCGCGGCGGGGACGACGAGGAGCGGGCCGTGCTCACCGCCGCCGTCCGACTGCACGCCCACGGTCTGCCCGTCGACTGGCCGGCGGTGCTGCCCGGCGCGCGGGCGGTGGCACTGCCCACGTACGCCTTCCAGCACGAGGCGTACTGGCTGGCGTCGGTGCCGACCGCCGCGGTGGCCGCGGGAGCCGCGGTGGCGGGGCCTTCGGCGGACGGTTCGGGGCGGGCGCCGGCGGACCGTCTGGCGGCGCTGTCGGAGGAGGAGCGGGAGGCCGTGGTCACGGACCTGGTGCGCGGTGAACTCGCCGCGGTGGTCGGGGAGCTGCCGCCGGACGCCGGTCCGGGGCTGGCCTTCACGGAACTGGGTGTCACCTCCGTCACCGCCGTCGAACTGCGCAACCGGCTGACGGCCGTCACCGGGGTGCGGCTGCCGCCGACCCTGGTGTTCGACCATCCCTCCCCCGCCGCGGTGGCCCGGCTGGTCTGCGACACGCTCCGGCGGTCCACACCGCCCGGGCGCCGCGACGCGGGCGCCGTCGTCGACGAGCTGGAGGCGCTCCTCACCTCGGGCGCCGGCCTCGACTCCGGTACGGCGGCGCGGCTGCGGACGCTCGCCGCGCGCTGGACGCCCGCCCGGGCCGACGACACGGGCCCCTCGGGTGACGTGCTCGACCTGGCGGCGGCGTCGGACGAGGAGCTGTTCCGTCTCATGGACGCCGGGTCCGGCCCGGACGTCCCGGACGGCGGGCCCCGGTGA
- the pabB gene encoding aminodeoxychorismate synthase component I, which yields MRTLLVDNYDSFTFNLFHYLARVNGQEPEVIRNDDPAWRPALLDAFDNVVLSPGPGTPHRPEDFGVCRSIAEEGRLPVLGVCLGHQGVALVHGASVGPAPEPRHGRTSRVRHDGTGLFEGLPQPLEVVRYHSLAVTGLAPGLEATAWSEDGVLMALRHRTLPLWGVQFHPESIGTEDGHRLLGNFRRLTEGHHRFRSRSSVLPRPESADGEPVSGSAGPGEDMGPVEGTRPVEGTRPVRRLRVLAERLTTRWDGEVAFDWLFRTGDHPFWLDSSRPDGHLGQLSVMGDASGPLARVAKADVQAGTVTITGGGRGTRVERSAFLAWLERDLAGLHTEVPELPFDFALGWVGCLGYELKAECEGEAAHRSPDPDAVLVFADRALVLDHRTGTTYLLALAEDGAEEEARCWLASAADALESIAGLEPEPFAPAAAGEAGPVVLRHDRDAYLKLIDACQQEITAGETYEVCLTNMAEVETGLDPWQAYRRLRRLSRAPFAAFLHFGPMAVLSTSPERFLRIDRHGVMESKPIKGTRPRGATPQEDDRLARDLAASAKDRAENLMIVDLVRHDLGRCAEVGSVVADPVFQVESYATVHQLVSTVRARLRADSSPVAAVRAAFPGGSMTGAPKIRTMQIIDRLEGGPRGVYSGAVGYFSLTGAVDLSIVIRTVVLSGGRLRYGVGGAVIALSDPAAEFEETAVKAAPLLRLLGAEFPGRVLLEDGVPEAGAAPGSD from the coding sequence ATGCGCACATTGCTCGTCGACAACTACGACTCCTTCACCTTCAACCTCTTCCACTACCTGGCCCGGGTCAACGGACAGGAACCCGAGGTCATCCGCAACGACGACCCGGCGTGGCGGCCGGCCCTCCTCGACGCGTTCGACAACGTGGTGCTGTCACCGGGCCCGGGCACGCCGCACCGCCCCGAGGACTTCGGGGTGTGCCGCTCGATCGCCGAGGAGGGACGGCTGCCCGTGCTCGGGGTGTGCCTGGGCCACCAGGGCGTGGCCCTGGTCCACGGCGCCTCCGTCGGTCCCGCGCCCGAGCCCCGGCACGGGCGGACGTCGCGGGTGCGGCACGACGGCACCGGCCTCTTCGAGGGCCTGCCGCAGCCGCTCGAGGTGGTCCGCTACCACTCGCTGGCCGTGACCGGTCTGGCACCCGGGCTGGAGGCCACGGCGTGGTCCGAGGACGGAGTGCTGATGGCGCTGCGGCACCGGACGCTGCCGCTGTGGGGCGTGCAGTTCCACCCTGAGTCCATCGGCACCGAGGACGGTCACCGGCTGCTGGGGAACTTCCGTCGCCTGACGGAGGGGCACCACCGTTTCCGGTCCCGCTCATCGGTCCTTCCCCGGCCGGAGTCCGCGGACGGCGAGCCGGTCTCCGGGTCCGCCGGCCCGGGCGAGGACATGGGCCCGGTCGAAGGCACGCGGCCGGTCGAAGGCACGCGGCCGGTCCGACGGCTGCGGGTCCTGGCGGAGCGGCTGACGACCCGGTGGGACGGGGAGGTCGCCTTCGACTGGCTGTTCCGCACCGGCGACCACCCGTTCTGGCTGGACAGCAGCCGGCCGGACGGGCACCTGGGGCAGCTCTCCGTGATGGGTGACGCGTCGGGGCCGCTGGCCCGGGTCGCCAAGGCCGACGTGCAGGCCGGCACCGTGACGATCACCGGGGGAGGCCGTGGCACGCGCGTCGAGCGGAGCGCGTTTCTGGCCTGGCTTGAGCGGGACCTCGCCGGACTGCACACCGAAGTGCCCGAGCTGCCCTTCGATTTCGCCCTCGGATGGGTCGGCTGCCTCGGCTACGAGCTGAAGGCCGAATGCGAGGGCGAGGCGGCGCACCGCTCCCCCGACCCGGACGCGGTCCTCGTCTTCGCCGACCGCGCCCTGGTCCTGGACCACCGCACCGGCACGACGTACCTGCTGGCACTGGCGGAGGACGGGGCCGAGGAGGAGGCGAGGTGCTGGCTCGCGTCGGCGGCGGACGCCCTGGAGTCGATCGCGGGCCTGGAGCCGGAACCCTTCGCCCCGGCAGCGGCCGGTGAGGCCGGTCCGGTGGTGCTGCGTCACGACCGCGACGCCTACCTCAAGCTGATAGACGCCTGCCAGCAGGAGATCACGGCCGGCGAGACCTACGAGGTCTGCCTGACCAACATGGCCGAGGTCGAGACCGGCCTCGACCCGTGGCAGGCGTACCGCCGCCTGCGCCGGCTGAGCCGCGCGCCGTTCGCCGCGTTCCTCCACTTCGGCCCGATGGCGGTGCTCAGCACCTCGCCCGAGCGGTTCCTGCGCATCGACCGGCACGGCGTGATGGAGTCCAAGCCGATCAAGGGGACGAGGCCGCGCGGCGCCACGCCGCAGGAGGACGACCGGCTGGCCCGGGATCTGGCGGCCAGCGCGAAGGACCGCGCCGAGAACCTGATGATCGTGGACCTGGTGAGGCACGACCTCGGCCGCTGTGCCGAGGTGGGTTCGGTGGTCGCGGACCCGGTGTTCCAGGTGGAGAGCTATGCCACGGTGCATCAACTGGTCAGCACGGTACGGGCCCGCCTGCGGGCGGACAGCAGCCCGGTCGCCGCGGTCCGGGCCGCGTTCCCCGGCGGTTCGATGACCGGTGCGCCGAAGATCCGCACCATGCAGATCATCGACCGGCTGGAGGGCGGGCCGCGCGGGGTGTACTCGGGTGCCGTCGGCTACTTCTCCCTGACCGGGGCGGTGGACCTGAGCATCGTCATCCGCACCGTGGTGCTGAGCGGCGGCCGGCTGCGCTACGGCGTGGGCGGTGCCGTCATCGCGCTCTCCGACCCCGCGGCGGAGTTCGAGGAGACGGCGGTGAAGGCGGCGCCGCTGCTGCGCCTGCTGGGCGCGGAGTTCCCCGGCCGCGTGCTTCTGGAGGACGGCGTGCCCGAGGCGGGCGCCGCGCCCGGGTCGGACTGA
- a CDS encoding thioesterase II family protein, with protein MTTADDTAALWLRRYHPTDADAVRLVCFPHAGGSASFYHPVSARFAPVADVISLQYPGRQDRRKEPCVEDLGRLADLVAERLLALDDRPSVFFGHSMGAALAFETAWRLEQKGAGPRTVIASGRRAPSTTRAEEVHLRDDDGIVAEMKRLNGTAAGVLGDEEILRMALPALRGDYRAIETYSCPPDRRVRCGVTVLTGDGDPLTTAEEAERWRDHTEGPFRLRVFTGGHFFLTQHLTAVNGEIAAALAPLGAAPVS; from the coding sequence GTGACGACCGCTGACGACACCGCAGCCCTGTGGCTGCGGCGCTACCACCCGACCGACGCCGACGCGGTACGGCTGGTCTGCTTCCCGCACGCGGGCGGCTCGGCCAGCTTCTACCACCCGGTCTCGGCGCGGTTCGCCCCGGTCGCCGACGTCATCTCGCTCCAGTACCCCGGACGCCAGGACCGCCGCAAGGAACCCTGTGTGGAGGACCTGGGCCGACTGGCGGACCTGGTGGCCGAGCGGCTGCTGGCACTGGACGACCGGCCCAGTGTGTTCTTCGGGCACAGCATGGGGGCGGCGCTGGCGTTCGAGACCGCGTGGCGGCTCGAGCAGAAGGGTGCCGGGCCGCGCACCGTCATCGCCTCCGGCCGCCGGGCTCCGTCGACCACGCGCGCCGAGGAGGTGCACCTGCGGGACGACGACGGCATCGTCGCCGAGATGAAACGGCTGAACGGCACCGCCGCGGGCGTCCTCGGGGACGAGGAGATCCTGCGGATGGCGCTGCCGGCGCTGCGCGGCGACTACCGTGCCATCGAGACGTACTCCTGCCCGCCGGACCGCCGGGTGCGCTGCGGCGTCACCGTGCTGACCGGCGACGGCGACCCGCTGACCACGGCCGAGGAGGCCGAGCGCTGGCGGGACCACACCGAGGGGCCGTTCCGGCTGCGGGTGTTCACCGGCGGCCACTTCTTCCTCACCCAGCACCTGACGGCGGTCAACGGCGAGATCGCCGCCGCCCTCGCCCCCCTGGGGGCCGCCCCGGTGTCCTGA